A window from Micromonospora profundi encodes these proteins:
- a CDS encoding YebC/PmpR family DNA-binding transcriptional regulator, whose amino-acid sequence MSGHSKWATTKHKKAVIDAKRGKMFAKLIKNVEVAARTGGGDPSGNPTLFDAIQKAKKNSVPNDNIDRAVKRGSGLEAGGADWQTIMYEGYGPSGVAMLIECLTDNRNRAATEVRTALTRNGGSLADAGSVSYMFSRKGVVIVPKGGTTEDDVMMAVLDAGAEEVNDLGEAFEIVSEPTDLVPVRTALQDAGIEYESAESSLIPSVNVPLDEEGARKIFKLIDVLEDCDDVQNVYANFDVSDEVMEAVG is encoded by the coding sequence ATGTCCGGCCACTCAAAGTGGGCGACGACCAAGCACAAGAAGGCCGTCATCGACGCCAAGCGCGGCAAGATGTTCGCCAAGCTGATCAAGAACGTCGAGGTCGCCGCGCGGACCGGCGGCGGTGATCCGTCCGGCAACCCGACGCTCTTCGACGCCATCCAGAAGGCGAAGAAGAACTCGGTCCCGAACGACAACATCGACCGCGCCGTCAAGCGCGGCTCCGGCCTGGAGGCCGGCGGCGCCGACTGGCAGACCATCATGTACGAGGGTTACGGGCCCAGCGGCGTGGCGATGCTCATCGAGTGCCTCACCGACAACCGCAACCGGGCGGCGACCGAGGTGCGCACCGCGCTGACCCGCAACGGCGGTTCGCTCGCCGACGCGGGCTCGGTGTCGTACATGTTCTCCCGCAAGGGCGTCGTAATCGTCCCCAAGGGCGGCACGACCGAGGACGACGTGATGATGGCCGTCCTCGACGCCGGCGCCGAGGAGGTCAACGACCTGGGCGAGGCCTTCGAGATCGTCTCCGAGCCGACCGACCTCGTCCCGGTGCGCACCGCGCTCCAGGACGCCGGCATCGAGTACGAGTCGGCCGAGTCGTCGCTGATCCCGAGCGTCAACGTCCCCCTCGACGAGGAGGGCGCCCGCAAGATCTTCAAGCTGATCGACGTCCTGGAG
- the pdxT gene encoding pyridoxal 5'-phosphate synthase glutaminase subunit PdxT, whose protein sequence is MSGVPVIGVLALQGDVREHVAALVAAGADARPVRRASELDEVDALVIPGGESTTISKLADIFELREPIDKRIADGMPVYGSCAGMIMLASEVLDGRPDQRGFAGIDMTVRRNAFGRQVDSFEAPVEISGVPGEPFHAVFIRAPWVERVGDGVQVLGTVTGGPSAGRIVAVRQGNLLATSFHPELTGDARLHAYFVDLVRAAR, encoded by the coding sequence ATGAGCGGCGTACCCGTGATCGGTGTGCTCGCCCTCCAGGGTGACGTGCGCGAGCACGTCGCCGCGCTCGTGGCGGCCGGCGCGGACGCACGTCCGGTGCGCCGGGCGAGCGAGCTGGACGAGGTGGACGCGCTGGTGATCCCCGGAGGGGAGTCCACCACGATCAGCAAGCTCGCCGACATCTTCGAGCTGCGCGAGCCCATCGACAAGCGCATCGCGGACGGCATGCCTGTCTACGGCTCCTGCGCGGGGATGATCATGCTTGCCTCCGAGGTCCTCGACGGACGACCCGACCAGCGTGGTTTCGCCGGCATCGACATGACAGTGCGCCGCAACGCCTTCGGCCGGCAGGTCGACTCGTTCGAAGCGCCCGTGGAGATCAGCGGGGTGCCGGGGGAACCGTTCCACGCGGTCTTCATCCGCGCACCCTGGGTGGAGCGGGTCGGCGACGGCGTCCAGGTGCTCGGCACCGTGACCGGGGGGCCGAGCGCCGGCCGGATCGTGGCGGTGCGCCAGGGCAACCTGCTGGCCACCTCGTTCCACCCGGAGCTGACCGGCGACGCGCGGCTGCACGCGTACTTCGTCGACCTGGTCCGCGCCGCCCGCTGA
- the pdxS gene encoding pyridoxal 5'-phosphate synthase lyase subunit PdxS, which yields MSDTTASTTGSAPVVGTARVKRGMAEMLKGGVIMDVVNAEQAKIAEDAGAVAVMALERVPADIRAQGGVSRMSDPDMIDGIISAVSIPVMAKARIGHFVEAQILQSLGVDYVDESEVLTPADYANHIDKWAFTVPFVCGATNLGEALRRITEGAAMIRSKGEAGTGDVSNATTHMRKIRQEIRRLSSLPTDELFVAAKELQAPYELVKEVAETGKLPVVLFTAGGIATPADAAMMMQLGAEGVFVGSGIFKAGNPAQRAAAIVKATTFHDDPDVLAKVSRGLGEAMVGINVDEIPQPHRLAERGW from the coding sequence GTGTCCGACACCACCGCCTCGACCACCGGTAGCGCCCCCGTCGTCGGCACGGCCCGCGTGAAGCGCGGCATGGCCGAGATGCTCAAGGGTGGCGTGATCATGGACGTGGTCAACGCCGAGCAGGCCAAGATCGCCGAGGACGCCGGCGCTGTCGCCGTGATGGCACTGGAGCGGGTGCCCGCCGACATCCGCGCGCAGGGCGGGGTGTCCCGGATGAGCGACCCCGACATGATCGACGGGATCATCTCGGCGGTCTCCATCCCGGTGATGGCAAAGGCCCGCATCGGTCACTTCGTGGAGGCGCAGATCCTCCAGTCGCTCGGCGTCGACTACGTCGACGAGTCCGAGGTGCTGACCCCGGCGGACTACGCGAACCACATCGACAAGTGGGCCTTCACGGTCCCGTTCGTCTGCGGTGCGACGAACCTGGGCGAGGCGCTGCGCCGCATCACCGAGGGCGCGGCCATGATCCGTTCCAAGGGTGAGGCCGGCACCGGTGACGTCTCCAACGCCACCACCCACATGCGCAAGATCCGTCAGGAGATCCGGCGGCTGTCGTCGTTGCCCACCGACGAGCTCTTCGTCGCGGCCAAGGAGTTGCAGGCCCCGTACGAGCTGGTCAAGGAGGTCGCCGAGACGGGCAAGCTGCCGGTGGTGTTGTTCACCGCCGGTGGGATCGCCACTCCGGCCGACGCGGCGATGATGATGCAGTTGGGCGCGGAGGGTGTCTTCGTCGGCTCGGGCATCTTCAAGGCCGGCAACCCGGCGCAGCGCGCTGCCGCCATCGTCAAGGCCACCACCTTCCACGACGACCCGGACGTGCTGGCGAAGGTCTCCCGTGGTCTCGGCGAGGCAATGGTCGGCATCAACGTCGACGAGATCCCGCAGCCGCACCGCCTGGCCGAGCGCGGCTGGTGA
- a CDS encoding glycosyltransferase family 4 protein, with the protein MRIGIVCPYSFDVPGGVQNHVVDLAEALIALGHEVSVLAPADEDSALPEYVVSAGRAVPLPYNGSVARIAFGPVSTARVRRWLTNGDFDVLHVHEPLTLSLSLLAVLSARGPVVATFHTAMTRSRVLAAAQGVLQIVLERITARIAVSALARKVQVEHMDGGAVEIPNGVAVAKFADVEPLPGWPGECGVGSGGTLGFLGRFTEARKGFPVLRDAFVSLAESRPGLRLLVAGPGDPDDLFDQFPAALHDRVTFLGLVSESDKARMLRSVHLYVAPNTGGESFGMILTEALAAGTTVVASDLDAFRRVLDGGRAGRLFPTGDAVGLRDALAELLDDPDGRAVLSACGDQVVANFDWPVVARRVLEVYAAAIEATDGRVIDQEWVGLG; encoded by the coding sequence ATGCGGATCGGCATCGTCTGCCCGTACTCCTTCGATGTTCCTGGCGGGGTGCAGAACCACGTCGTCGACCTCGCGGAGGCGTTGATCGCCCTGGGGCACGAGGTCAGTGTGCTCGCGCCGGCCGATGAGGATTCTGCGCTGCCGGAGTACGTGGTGTCGGCCGGTCGGGCGGTGCCTCTGCCGTACAACGGGTCGGTGGCCCGGATCGCGTTCGGCCCGGTTTCCACGGCTCGGGTCCGGCGGTGGCTCACCAACGGTGATTTCGACGTGCTGCACGTGCACGAGCCGCTCACGTTGAGCCTCTCGCTGTTGGCGGTGTTGTCCGCCCGTGGCCCGGTGGTGGCCACGTTCCACACGGCGATGACACGTTCGCGGGTGCTGGCCGCCGCGCAGGGCGTGTTGCAGATCGTGTTGGAGCGGATCACCGCCCGGATCGCGGTGAGCGCGTTGGCCCGCAAGGTCCAGGTGGAGCACATGGACGGCGGCGCTGTGGAGATTCCCAACGGGGTGGCGGTGGCGAAGTTCGCCGACGTCGAGCCGCTGCCCGGCTGGCCGGGGGAGTGCGGTGTGGGCTCCGGGGGCACGTTGGGTTTTCTGGGCCGCTTCACCGAGGCGCGCAAGGGGTTCCCGGTGCTGCGGGACGCTTTCGTGTCGTTGGCCGAGTCCCGGCCGGGGTTGCGGCTGCTGGTCGCCGGCCCGGGTGATCCCGATGACCTGTTTGACCAGTTTCCGGCCGCGTTGCATGACCGGGTGACCTTCCTGGGGTTGGTCTCGGAGTCGGACAAGGCGCGGATGCTGCGCAGTGTGCACCTGTATGTGGCGCCGAACACGGGTGGCGAGTCGTTCGGGATGATCCTGACCGAGGCGCTGGCTGCGGGCACCACCGTGGTGGCGAGCGATCTGGACGCGTTCCGCCGGGTGCTCGACGGTGGGCGGGCGGGGCGGCTCTTTCCGACGGGGGACGCGGTGGGGCTGCGCGACGCCCTGGCCGAGTTGCTTGACGATCCGGACGGGCGGGCCGTGCTGAGCGCCTGCGGTGATCAGGTGGTGGCGAATTTCGACTGGCCGGTGGTTGCTCGTCGTGTTCTGGAGGTATACGCAGCGGCGATCGAGGCGACCGACGGGCGGGTCATCGACCAGGAATGGGTGGGGCTGGGCTGA
- a CDS encoding phosphatidylinositol mannoside acyltransferase, translating into MNLTELGYVAGWRLARALPRPVVAAAFQAGADRAYRRAGGGTSRLRANLRRVVGPEMSEVELDDLVKSGLRSYARYWMEAFRLPSLSREQILGGFRLDGAELLAADVAAGRGAVVALPHAGNWDAAGAWVAATGWPITTVMERLKPEGVYERFIAFRKGLGMEILPTHGGPRPAFDVLLDRVRAGAVVPLLADRDLSARGVEVDFFGAKTRMPAGPALLALHTGAPLYVASMWYEPDAACASLAGPLPVPGPEVGPLDQRVRSLTQMIADRLAAGIADNPQDWHMLQRMWLDQRGSGDAATSAPASGRS; encoded by the coding sequence GTGAACCTGACCGAGCTGGGGTACGTCGCCGGCTGGCGGCTGGCCCGCGCGCTGCCCCGGCCGGTGGTGGCCGCGGCGTTCCAGGCGGGCGCGGACCGCGCGTACCGCAGGGCCGGCGGGGGTACGTCCCGACTGCGCGCGAACCTGCGCCGGGTGGTCGGCCCGGAGATGTCCGAGGTCGAGCTGGACGACCTGGTCAAGAGCGGTCTGCGCTCGTACGCCAGGTACTGGATGGAGGCGTTCCGGCTGCCCTCGTTGAGCCGGGAGCAGATCCTGGGTGGCTTCCGCCTCGACGGTGCGGAGCTGCTGGCCGCGGACGTCGCCGCAGGCCGGGGTGCGGTGGTGGCCCTGCCGCACGCCGGCAACTGGGACGCGGCGGGCGCCTGGGTCGCGGCAACCGGTTGGCCGATCACCACCGTCATGGAACGGCTCAAGCCGGAGGGGGTGTACGAGCGGTTCATCGCCTTCCGGAAGGGCCTCGGGATGGAGATCCTGCCGACCCACGGTGGGCCGCGTCCGGCGTTCGACGTGCTGCTGGACCGCGTGCGCGCGGGTGCCGTGGTGCCGCTGCTGGCCGACCGTGACCTGTCGGCCCGGGGCGTGGAGGTGGATTTCTTCGGCGCGAAGACGCGCATGCCGGCGGGGCCGGCGCTGCTCGCGCTGCACACCGGTGCGCCGCTCTACGTGGCCTCGATGTGGTACGAACCGGACGCCGCGTGCGCGTCGCTTGCCGGGCCGCTGCCGGTGCCGGGGCCCGAGGTGGGTCCGCTTGACCAGCGGGTACGGTCGCTGACCCAGATGATCGCCGACCGTCTGGCGGCGGGTATCGCCGACAATCCGCAAGACTGGCACATGTTGCAGCGGATGTGGCTGGACCAGCGAGGGTCGGGCGACGCGGCAACGTCCGCACCGGCCTCGGGTCGGTCCTGA
- the pgsA gene encoding phosphatidylinositol phosphate synthase — MAKIFQVSARAGMTRVVEPIARALLRAGVTPNAVTVAGTVGVLVGALGFGARGHLVAGALIVTFFALTDLLDGTMARMSGGSTRFGAFLDSSMDRVADSAVFGAVAYWLATQGNHSGVAAALLCLAAGALVSYVKARAEGLGMTCNVGIAERTERLLIVGVGGILTGLNVKPALEIALWLLAAVSIFTVGQRVAHVYRQAQQLQPDGQA, encoded by the coding sequence ATGGCGAAGATCTTCCAAGTGTCGGCCCGCGCGGGGATGACCCGCGTCGTAGAGCCGATCGCCCGCGCCCTGCTGCGCGCGGGCGTCACCCCCAATGCCGTCACCGTCGCGGGCACCGTTGGTGTGCTCGTCGGCGCGCTCGGCTTCGGTGCCCGCGGCCACCTGGTCGCGGGCGCGTTGATCGTCACCTTTTTCGCGCTCACCGACCTGCTCGACGGGACGATGGCCCGGATGAGCGGCGGTTCCACCAGGTTCGGGGCGTTCCTCGACTCGAGCATGGACCGGGTCGCTGACAGTGCCGTCTTCGGCGCTGTCGCGTACTGGCTGGCCACCCAGGGCAACCATTCCGGGGTGGCCGCCGCGCTGCTCTGCCTGGCCGCCGGCGCTCTGGTCTCCTACGTGAAGGCCCGCGCCGAAGGGCTCGGGATGACCTGCAACGTGGGCATCGCCGAGCGCACCGAACGGCTGCTCATCGTCGGCGTCGGCGGCATCCTCACCGGCCTGAACGTCAAGCCGGCGCTGGAGATCGCGCTCTGGCTGCTCGCCGCCGTCTCGATCTTCACGGTGGGCCAGCGGGTGGCGCACGTCTACCGGCAGGCCCAGCAGCTCCAGCCGGACGGCCAGGCGTGA
- a CDS encoding elongation factor G-like protein EF-G2, whose amino-acid sequence MAQKSHEKGPTGGVPAVTAPDRVRNVVLVGHSGAGKTTLVEALLAATGTIGRAGSVVDGTTVGDHDPAAVRQQRSVSLSCAPLLHNGIKVNLLDTPGYADFVGELRAGLRAADAAIFVVSAAGGMDAATVALWEECAAVDMPRAVAVARLDQPRADFDEAVALCQRLFGDNVMPLYLPMLGDDGVSTEGLLGLITRRVFDYTAGLPADVRDPDPQHQPAIDESRNELIEGIIAESEDETLMDRYLDGEEIDTAVLIDDLEKAVARGHFYPVVPVCAATGVGLDALLEVLTAAFPSPLEHELPAVTGVDGSPRPPLTCDPDGPLVAEVVKTTVDRHVGRVSLVRVFSGTLRPDLTMHVSGHGMAERGHPDHDADERVGHIYTPLGATLREVPLCVAGDLCAITKSGSAETGDTISAKDDPLLIAPWEMPEPLLPVAIVARSRADEDALARNLARLVAGDPTLRLERNPETHQLVLWCMGEAHADVVLDRLRAGGVELDTEPVKVSLRETLTVPAKGHGRHVKQSGGHGQYAVCDIEVEPLPRGAGFEFVDRIVGGAVPHNYIPSVEKGVRTQLERGLVAGHPVVDLRVTLVDGKAHSVDSSDAAFQTAGALALRDAAERGQPALLEPIDEVRIRVPDGSVGTVMGDLSSRRGRVLGTEPDPEVEGRTLIRAEVPATELLRYAVELRSLTAGTGTFRRHFVRHDPMPTHLADQTRKEQTP is encoded by the coding sequence ATGGCGCAGAAGAGTCACGAGAAGGGTCCCACCGGCGGCGTGCCGGCGGTGACCGCGCCCGACCGGGTTCGCAACGTGGTGCTCGTCGGGCACTCCGGAGCGGGCAAGACGACACTCGTCGAGGCCCTGCTCGCAGCGACCGGCACGATCGGCCGGGCCGGCAGCGTGGTCGACGGCACCACCGTCGGCGACCACGATCCGGCAGCCGTACGCCAGCAGCGCTCGGTGAGCCTGTCCTGCGCGCCGCTGCTGCACAACGGCATCAAGGTCAACCTCCTGGACACCCCCGGGTACGCCGACTTCGTCGGTGAGCTGCGCGCCGGCCTGCGGGCCGCCGACGCCGCGATCTTCGTCGTCTCGGCGGCCGGCGGGATGGACGCGGCCACGGTGGCGCTGTGGGAGGAGTGCGCGGCGGTCGACATGCCGCGCGCGGTCGCGGTGGCCCGGCTGGACCAGCCGCGCGCCGACTTCGACGAGGCCGTGGCGCTGTGCCAGCGTCTCTTCGGCGACAACGTGATGCCCCTCTACCTGCCGATGCTCGGCGACGACGGTGTCTCCACCGAGGGCCTGCTCGGTCTGATCACCCGCCGGGTATTCGACTACACCGCCGGGCTCCCCGCTGACGTGCGTGACCCGGACCCGCAGCACCAGCCCGCCATCGACGAGTCCCGCAACGAGCTGATCGAAGGGATCATCGCCGAGAGCGAGGACGAGACGCTCATGGACCGCTACCTCGACGGCGAGGAGATCGACACCGCGGTACTGATCGACGACCTGGAGAAGGCTGTCGCCCGGGGCCACTTCTACCCGGTGGTGCCCGTCTGCGCCGCGACCGGCGTCGGCCTCGACGCGCTACTTGAGGTGCTGACCGCCGCGTTTCCGTCGCCCCTGGAGCACGAGCTGCCCGCAGTGACAGGCGTGGACGGCTCACCCCGCCCGCCGCTGACCTGCGACCCGGACGGGCCGCTCGTCGCCGAGGTGGTCAAGACCACCGTGGACCGGCACGTCGGCCGCGTCTCCCTGGTCCGGGTCTTCTCCGGAACGCTGCGCCCCGACCTGACGATGCACGTCTCCGGGCACGGCATGGCCGAACGCGGGCACCCCGACCACGACGCCGACGAGCGCGTCGGACACATCTACACCCCGCTGGGCGCCACCCTGCGGGAGGTGCCGCTCTGCGTCGCCGGTGACCTCTGCGCCATCACCAAGTCGGGAAGCGCCGAAACCGGCGACACCATCTCGGCCAAGGACGACCCGCTGCTGATCGCACCCTGGGAGATGCCCGAACCACTGCTGCCGGTGGCGATCGTCGCCCGCAGCCGCGCCGACGAGGACGCGCTGGCCCGCAACCTGGCCCGGCTCGTCGCCGGCGACCCCACCCTGCGGCTGGAGCGCAACCCGGAAACCCACCAACTGGTGCTGTGGTGCATGGGCGAGGCGCACGCCGACGTGGTGCTCGACCGGCTGCGCGCCGGTGGCGTCGAACTGGACACCGAACCCGTCAAGGTGTCGCTGCGCGAGACGCTCACCGTGCCGGCGAAGGGACACGGCCGGCACGTCAAGCAGTCCGGCGGCCACGGCCAGTACGCGGTCTGCGACATCGAGGTCGAGCCGCTGCCGCGCGGCGCAGGCTTCGAGTTCGTCGACCGGATTGTCGGCGGCGCCGTGCCGCACAACTACATCCCGTCCGTGGAGAAGGGCGTACGCACCCAACTGGAGCGCGGCCTGGTCGCCGGCCACCCGGTCGTGGACCTGCGGGTGACCCTCGTCGACGGCAAGGCCCACAGCGTCGACTCGTCCGACGCGGCCTTCCAGACCGCCGGCGCCCTGGCCCTGCGCGACGCCGCCGAACGCGGCCAACCAGCACTGCTCGAACCCATCGACGAGGTACGCATCCGAGTGCCCGACGGTTCCGTGGGCACCGTCATGGGCGACCTGTCCAGCAGGCGCGGCCGGGTGCTCGGCACCGAACCGGACCCCGAGGTCGAGGGCCGCACCCTGATCAGGGCCGAGGTGCCCGCCACCGAACTGCTCCGGTACGCCGTCGAGCTGCGCTCCCTGACCGCCGGCACCGGCACGTTCCGCCGCCACTTCGTTCGTCACGACCCCATGCCAACCCACCTGGCCGACCAAACCCGCAAAGAGCAAACCCCGTAG
- a CDS encoding aldo/keto reductase, whose protein sequence is MAVTTRTLGRSGIEVSALGMGCWAIGGPWAEGTQPLGWGAVDDDESVRTVRRALDLGVTLFDTADTYGAGHSERILGRALAGRRDEAVIATKWGYTFDEAARQATGEDASPTYLRRAVTESLRRLGTDRIDLYQLHLADLPVPRAEALIDTCESLVAEGLIRAYGWSTDRPDRAAALGHTAPGATAVQHNLSVLRDAPELLAVCDKYDLASINQGPLGMGLLTGKYTAASTLPRDDVRGLAPGWLEWFRGGRPAPEWLRRVGAVRAALTADGRTLAQGALGWIWARSGRSIPIPGCRTVAQVEENAAALQCGPLAPDVFVEVERQLAALRTAALRDADRPHWPRPTHPVTHP, encoded by the coding sequence ATGGCAGTCACGACACGGACGTTGGGGCGCAGCGGCATCGAGGTCAGCGCCCTCGGCATGGGGTGCTGGGCGATCGGCGGCCCCTGGGCGGAGGGCACCCAGCCGCTGGGCTGGGGCGCGGTCGACGACGACGAGTCCGTGCGGACCGTACGCCGGGCCCTCGACCTGGGCGTGACGCTCTTCGACACCGCCGACACGTACGGGGCCGGGCACAGCGAGCGGATCCTCGGCCGGGCGCTCGCCGGCCGCCGCGACGAAGCCGTGATCGCCACCAAGTGGGGCTACACCTTCGACGAGGCGGCCCGCCAGGCGACCGGGGAGGACGCTTCGCCGACGTACCTGCGGCGGGCGGTGACCGAGTCGCTGCGCCGGCTGGGCACCGATCGGATCGACCTCTACCAGCTGCACCTGGCCGACCTTCCGGTGCCCCGCGCGGAGGCGCTCATCGACACCTGCGAGAGCCTCGTCGCCGAGGGCCTGATCCGGGCGTACGGGTGGAGCACCGACCGACCCGACCGGGCTGCCGCGCTCGGGCACACCGCACCCGGCGCCACAGCGGTGCAACACAACCTGTCGGTGCTGCGCGACGCCCCCGAGCTGCTCGCCGTCTGCGACAAGTACGACCTGGCCAGCATCAACCAGGGGCCACTGGGGATGGGGCTGCTCACCGGCAAGTACACGGCGGCCTCCACGCTGCCCCGCGACGACGTACGTGGGCTGGCCCCCGGCTGGCTGGAGTGGTTCCGTGGGGGACGCCCCGCGCCGGAGTGGCTGCGCCGGGTGGGAGCGGTCCGTGCCGCGCTCACCGCCGACGGGCGCACCCTCGCGCAGGGCGCGCTGGGCTGGATCTGGGCGCGCAGCGGGCGCAGCATTCCGATCCCTGGCTGCCGTACCGTCGCCCAGGTCGAGGAGAACGCCGCCGCGTTGCAGTGTGGTCCACTGGCGCCGGACGTGTTCGTCGAGGTGGAACGGCAGCTCGCCGCCCTACGCACCGCCGCCCTCCGGGACGCCGACCGCCCCCACTGGCCCCGTCCCACCCACCCAGTCACCCACCCGTAA
- a CDS encoding HIT family protein, with amino-acid sequence MADGLERLWTPHRMTYISGEDRPTEGYEKPTGCPFCLAPGLPPEESLVVARGERVFVVLNLYPYNPGHLLICPYRHVADYTDLDVPETIELASYTQTAMRVIRKVSNAHGFNLGMNQGGVAGAGIAAHLHQHVVPRWGGDANFMPVIGRTKVLPQLLSDTRELLSRAWPS; translated from the coding sequence ATGGCGGACGGCCTGGAGCGGCTCTGGACGCCGCACCGGATGACCTACATCTCCGGCGAGGACCGCCCCACCGAGGGCTACGAGAAGCCGACCGGCTGCCCGTTCTGCCTGGCCCCGGGGCTGCCGCCGGAGGAGAGCCTCGTGGTGGCCCGAGGCGAGCGCGTCTTCGTGGTGCTCAACCTCTACCCGTACAACCCGGGGCACCTGTTGATCTGCCCCTACCGGCACGTCGCCGACTACACCGACCTGGACGTGCCGGAGACCATCGAGCTGGCGTCGTACACCCAGACCGCCATGCGGGTGATCCGCAAGGTGAGCAACGCGCACGGCTTCAACCTGGGGATGAACCAGGGCGGCGTGGCCGGCGCCGGCATCGCCGCCCACCTGCACCAGCACGTGGTGCCCCGCTGGGGCGGCGACGCGAACTTCATGCCGGTGATCGGCCGCACGAAGGTTCTGCCGCAACTGCTCAGCGACACCCGCGAGCTGCTCAGCCGCGCCTGGCCGTCCTGA
- a CDS encoding D-Ala-D-Ala carboxypeptidase family metallohydrolase, which yields MIQRLGRILAALALTAATTVAGVTLTAGAAQADGCYTWGRALSQGMSGEDVRQLQIRVAGYPGYAAVLTIDGAFGAATRSAVIRFQQAYGLSADGVAGAQTFNRLYALQDDDCTPANFSYAELNNCNSTWSGGAVAASTARFNALVSMWKLQALRHALGDVNIVISSGFRSAACNNAVGGASNSRHMYGDGVDLVGSPSFCRLAQQARYHGFGQILGPGYPAHNDHTHVAAVGGWSAPNCGI from the coding sequence ATGATCCAAAGGCTCGGCAGGATCCTCGCGGCACTGGCTCTGACCGCCGCCACCACTGTGGCCGGCGTCACCCTCACCGCCGGTGCCGCACAGGCGGACGGCTGCTACACCTGGGGCCGCGCCCTCTCCCAGGGGATGTCCGGCGAAGACGTACGGCAACTCCAGATCCGGGTCGCCGGCTACCCCGGCTACGCCGCGGTGCTCACCATCGACGGCGCGTTCGGCGCCGCCACCCGCTCCGCGGTGATCCGCTTCCAGCAGGCGTACGGGCTTTCCGCCGACGGGGTGGCCGGAGCGCAGACCTTCAACCGCCTCTACGCCCTCCAGGACGACGACTGCACGCCTGCCAACTTCAGCTACGCCGAGCTGAACAACTGCAACAGCACCTGGTCCGGCGGCGCGGTCGCGGCGAGCACAGCGCGGTTCAACGCGCTCGTCTCGATGTGGAAGCTCCAGGCCCTACGGCACGCCCTCGGGGACGTGAACATCGTGATCAGCAGCGGCTTCCGCAGCGCCGCCTGCAACAACGCGGTCGGTGGGGCATCGAACAGCAGGCACATGTACGGCGACGGAGTGGACCTGGTGGGGTCGCCCTCGTTCTGCCGGCTGGCCCAGCAGGCCCGCTACCACGGGTTCGGGCAGATCCTCGGCCCCGGCTACCCGGCCCACAACGACCACACCCACGTGGCGGCGGTAGGCGGCTGGTCAGCGCCGAACTGCGGCATCTGA